A region of Selenomonadales bacterium 4137-cl DNA encodes the following proteins:
- a CDS encoding RNA methyltransferase — protein MTESIASAGNQLVKTVASLRQKKYRDELGLFTVEGVRLAEETVAAGWLVDTCVFTAAAEADPRAAKLIGVLQERQCRLVRVPDHLYAKISDTREPQGIMLVTPKRAAAFDDILSRMAKPIIAVLDGVQDPGNAGTVIRAADAAGCSGVVMLKGCVDLYAGKTVRATMGSLFHLPVVAGMASEELIRLLAAAGIPLIATDLSGATVYSAADLSGPAAIVFGNEGAGVGAELLACAAERIVVPIYGKAESLNVATAAAVILYEAARQRLSTL, from the coding sequence ATGACCGAATCGATCGCCAGCGCTGGTAATCAGCTGGTGAAAACGGTTGCCTCCTTGCGACAGAAAAAATATCGCGACGAACTAGGCCTTTTTACTGTGGAGGGCGTCCGGCTGGCGGAAGAAACCGTTGCCGCCGGCTGGTTGGTCGACACCTGTGTTTTTACCGCCGCCGCGGAGGCAGATCCCCGTGCGGCCAAACTGATCGGCGTCTTACAGGAAAGACAGTGCCGGCTGGTTCGGGTTCCCGACCATTTATACGCTAAAATTTCCGATACCCGGGAGCCGCAAGGGATTATGCTAGTTACCCCTAAGCGCGCCGCCGCTTTTGACGACATCTTATCCCGGATGGCTAAGCCGATCATCGCCGTTCTGGACGGCGTTCAGGACCCGGGAAACGCGGGGACGGTCATTCGCGCCGCCGATGCCGCCGGCTGCAGCGGGGTGGTGATGCTGAAAGGCTGTGTGGACCTCTACGCCGGAAAAACAGTACGGGCCACCATGGGATCGCTTTTTCACCTGCCGGTCGTAGCGGGAATGGCCAGCGAGGAATTGATCCGCCTCCTTGCCGCTGCAGGCATTCCCCTGATCGCCACGGATCTCTCCGGAGCCACAGTCTACTCCGCCGCCGACCTGTCCGGGCCTGCGGCCATCGTATTCGGCAACGAGGGCGCAGGAGTCGGCGCGGAGCTTCTTGCCTGCGCCGCAGAACGGATTGTCGTTCCCATTTACGGCAAGGCCGAATCGCTGAACGTCGCGACCGCGGCGGCGGTGATCCTCTACGAAGCGGCCCGCCAGCGCCTGTCAACCTTGTAA
- the pheS gene encoding phenylalanine--tRNA ligase subunit alpha, with product MEQQLRGLRQAAFAEIPQAGSVEALNDLRVRYLGKKGSLTAILRGVGSLGPDERPRIGQLVNELRAELESLIHDKAEELKKVELASKIAAARLDVTLPGRRPASGHKHPLTLTLERIKSVFMRMGFDIVEGPEVETDYFNFEALNLPPDHPARDMQDTFYITRDILLRTHTSPVEARTMQSVQPNSPVRIISPGKVYRVDYDATHSPVFHQVEGLVIDKGISFADLKGTLEQFAKEIFGSSVKLRFRPSFFPFTEPSAEVDISCVMCAGRGCRTCKGTGWLEILGSGMTHPRVLEMSNFDPDQVSGFAFGMGVERIAMLVYGIDDLRLFYDNDMRFLAQF from the coding sequence ATGGAACAACAACTCAGAGGACTCCGGCAGGCGGCTTTCGCAGAGATCCCCCAGGCGGGCAGCGTCGAAGCTCTTAACGACCTCCGCGTCAGGTACCTCGGGAAAAAAGGCAGCCTCACGGCCATCCTGCGCGGCGTCGGCAGTCTCGGTCCAGACGAACGGCCGCGGATCGGTCAGCTTGTCAACGAGCTAAGGGCCGAACTGGAATCACTCATCCATGATAAGGCCGAAGAGCTGAAAAAAGTCGAGCTGGCCAGCAAGATCGCCGCCGCCAGGCTTGATGTCACCCTGCCCGGTCGGCGGCCCGCATCCGGGCACAAGCATCCCTTGACGCTGACCCTCGAAAGAATAAAATCAGTATTTATGCGCATGGGTTTCGATATCGTCGAAGGGCCGGAAGTAGAAACCGACTACTTCAACTTTGAGGCCCTCAACCTGCCCCCAGACCACCCGGCCCGCGACATGCAGGACACCTTCTACATCACCAGGGACATTCTCCTCAGAACCCACACCTCGCCGGTCGAAGCCCGCACCATGCAAAGCGTCCAGCCTAATTCGCCCGTGCGGATAATTTCCCCCGGCAAGGTTTACCGGGTCGACTACGACGCCACCCACTCGCCCGTCTTCCACCAGGTCGAGGGACTTGTCATCGACAAGGGGATCAGTTTTGCCGACCTTAAGGGCACCCTGGAGCAGTTCGCCAAGGAGATCTTCGGCAGCAGCGTCAAGCTCCGCTTCAGGCCGAGTTTCTTCCCCTTCACCGAACCGAGCGCCGAAGTCGACATTTCCTGCGTAATGTGCGCCGGCCGCGGTTGCCGCACCTGCAAAGGCACAGGCTGGCTGGAAATCCTCGGTTCGGGTATGACCCATCCCCGCGTGCTGGAAATGAGCAATTTCGATCCCGACCAGGTCAGCGGCTTTGCCTTCGGAATGGGCGTGGAGCGTATAGCTATGCTGGTGTACGGCATCGACGACCTCAGGCTTTTCTACGATAACGACATGCGCTTCCTGGCGCAGTTTTAA
- the pheT gene encoding phenylalanine--tRNA ligase subunit beta, which translates to MRTSINWLKDYVDFSETPEKLADMMTMAGIPVENIEFRGEGLAKVVAGRIVELTAHPNADKLLVCKVDIGDTKVTIVTGATNLKSGDIVPVALAGAKLAGGLEIGAANFRGIESQGMLCSADELGMDAKIVPPELRDGIYILPADTKPGEDALAVLGLDDVVLEFELTPNRADCFNTLGLAREVAALTGGTLKKPMLTLKEESAGKASDLASITIEEPSLCARFAGRILQNVKIGPSPAWLQRRVQAAGMRPISNVVDVTNFVMMELGQPMHAYDYNLLAKHRIIVRRANPGERLTTLDGVKRELNPDMLVIADEVQAVGLAGVMGGLATEVTNATRTVLLEAASFNGASVRRTSKALGLRSEASSRFERGINTADVIRALDRAAQLLEEMGACTVCPGIIDTYPDIQLPRQISVTPAQINARLGVDLAAAKMVDILRRLEFDVDAQPDKLLITVPTWRGDVSRPADISEEIARIWGYDNIPATTPFGNAKAGSQSYTQTIADRSKDILTGLGFSEIITFSFTHPAVFDKLGLPDDSELRKVIPLLNPITDDFPAMKTTLMGGVLQTVAGNLSRKNDDLKLYELGAVYRPHNLPLTELPDEPPMLCGALCGKRTDLAWNQPRETVDFYDAKGAVEVLLDKLGVTGYEVQAGEYYAMHPGKTALFVKGGELLGAVGEVHPQVLDAFGIGREMFVFDFDVARLVKHSALIGAYRPLPRFPAIARDLAVVLPQGVTAAQASEAIAASGGELLAGIRLFDMYTGEQVPAGAKSLAFALTFQATDRTLTDDEVDGYYNGIVAHLEKTLAAKLRV; encoded by the coding sequence ATGCGCACCTCGATCAACTGGCTCAAAGACTATGTTGACTTTTCCGAAACGCCAGAAAAACTCGCCGACATGATGACCATGGCCGGCATACCGGTGGAAAATATCGAATTTCGCGGCGAAGGCCTGGCGAAGGTCGTCGCCGGGCGCATCGTCGAACTGACAGCTCACCCCAACGCCGACAAGCTCCTGGTCTGCAAGGTGGACATCGGTGACACCAAGGTGACCATCGTCACCGGCGCCACCAACCTCAAAAGCGGCGACATCGTCCCGGTAGCCCTCGCCGGCGCCAAACTGGCCGGCGGGCTGGAAATCGGCGCCGCTAATTTCCGCGGCATAGAATCCCAGGGTATGCTCTGTTCGGCCGATGAACTCGGCATGGACGCCAAGATAGTCCCCCCCGAACTGCGCGACGGCATCTATATACTGCCTGCCGATACCAAGCCCGGCGAGGACGCCCTCGCCGTCCTGGGCCTCGACGACGTCGTGCTGGAGTTCGAACTGACCCCCAACCGGGCCGATTGCTTCAATACCCTCGGCTTGGCCCGCGAGGTGGCTGCGCTGACCGGGGGAACTCTCAAAAAGCCCATGCTCACGCTCAAGGAAGAAAGCGCCGGAAAGGCCAGCGATCTCGCGTCCATCACCATCGAAGAACCGTCCTTGTGCGCCCGCTTCGCCGGCCGCATTCTTCAGAACGTCAAGATCGGCCCCTCGCCCGCCTGGCTACAGCGCCGCGTTCAGGCAGCCGGCATGCGGCCGATCAGCAATGTCGTCGACGTCACCAACTTCGTCATGATGGAGCTCGGCCAGCCGATGCACGCTTACGATTACAACCTGCTCGCCAAGCACCGCATCATCGTCAGGCGGGCCAACCCCGGCGAACGCCTCACCACCCTCGACGGCGTCAAGCGGGAACTTAACCCCGACATGCTCGTTATCGCCGATGAAGTGCAAGCGGTCGGTCTCGCCGGCGTAATGGGCGGGTTGGCCACAGAAGTAACCAACGCTACCCGGACCGTCCTCCTGGAAGCCGCTTCTTTCAACGGCGCCAGCGTCCGGCGCACCTCCAAAGCGCTTGGCCTGCGCTCGGAAGCATCCAGCCGGTTCGAGCGCGGCATCAACACCGCCGACGTTATCCGCGCCCTCGACAGGGCCGCCCAATTGCTAGAGGAAATGGGCGCCTGCACAGTATGTCCGGGGATTATCGATACCTACCCCGACATCCAACTGCCCCGGCAGATTTCCGTAACCCCCGCCCAGATCAACGCCCGTCTCGGCGTCGATCTGGCGGCAGCCAAGATGGTCGACATCCTTCGCCGGCTGGAATTCGATGTCGACGCCCAGCCTGACAAGCTTCTCATCACCGTGCCCACCTGGCGGGGCGACGTCAGCAGGCCGGCCGACATCAGCGAGGAAATAGCCCGCATTTGGGGTTATGACAATATTCCGGCCACCACCCCCTTCGGCAACGCCAAGGCCGGAAGCCAGAGCTACACCCAGACGATCGCCGACCGCAGCAAAGACATCCTTACCGGTCTCGGTTTCAGCGAGATCATCACCTTCAGTTTCACCCATCCCGCGGTATTCGACAAGCTAGGCCTGCCGGACGACAGCGAACTCCGCAAAGTAATCCCGCTTCTCAATCCCATCACCGATGACTTCCCGGCCATGAAGACCACGCTCATGGGCGGCGTCCTGCAAACGGTGGCCGGCAATCTGTCCCGCAAGAACGACGACCTGAAACTTTACGAACTTGGCGCTGTATACCGGCCCCACAATCTTCCGCTGACGGAACTGCCAGACGAGCCGCCGATGCTATGCGGCGCCCTGTGCGGCAAACGGACCGACCTCGCCTGGAACCAGCCGCGTGAGACGGTCGACTTTTACGACGCCAAAGGGGCGGTTGAAGTACTGCTGGACAAACTCGGCGTAACCGGTTACGAAGTGCAGGCAGGCGAATACTACGCGATGCATCCCGGCAAGACCGCGCTGTTCGTAAAAGGCGGCGAACTCCTGGGAGCGGTGGGGGAGGTTCACCCCCAGGTCCTCGACGCCTTCGGCATCGGACGTGAGATGTTCGTCTTCGATTTTGATGTAGCGCGCCTCGTCAAACACTCCGCTCTCATCGGCGCCTACCGGCCGCTCCCTCGTTTCCCGGCCATCGCCCGCGATCTGGCCGTCGTTCTTCCCCAAGGCGTGACCGCAGCCCAGGCGTCGGAAGCCATCGCCGCCAGCGGCGGCGAATTGCTCGCCGGCATCCGTCTTTTTGACATGTACACCGGCGAACAGGTGCCGGCTGGTGCGAAAAGCCTCGCGTTCGCCTTGACCTTCCAGGCCACCGACCGCACGCTGACCGACGACGAAGTCGACGGCTACTACAACGGCATCGTCGCCCATCTGGAAAAAACCTTGGCGGCGAAGCTGCGGGTATAG
- a CDS encoding amino acid permease, translated as MDIFRTKDISTIKEGAARQKLKKTLGATDLILLGIGCIIGTGIFVLTGVAAAQHAGPGIMLSFVLSGLACAFAALAYAELAAIVPIAGSAYTYSYAALGEIVAWIVGWNLVLEYSVGSSAVAAGWSGYVTGLLKAAGVELPKALTAVPAEGGVVNLPAIFISIFLSFLLVRGTKESASLNRVLVIVKLAAVFIFIALAGPKVNPANWSPLMPFGFGGVATGAALIFFAYIGFDAVATTAEECKNPNRDLPIGIIGSLVICTILYIVVSAVLTGVVSYTQLNNAEPVAYALRAIGYNFGSALVGTGAIAGITTVLLVLMYGQTRIFFAMSRDGLIPKGICAVHPTYGTPHIITVVAGIAVALIAGFTPIGVIAELTNIGTLFAFVLSAVGVLVLRRTKPEIPRPFRCPAVGVVAPLAVISCGYLMYNLPYETWVRFVIWTAIGFAVYFVYGHRNSVLGRYGNQLPNE; from the coding sequence CTGGACATATTCCGCACCAAAGACATCAGCACCATTAAAGAAGGGGCCGCCAGGCAAAAACTAAAAAAGACCCTGGGGGCGACCGACCTCATACTTTTAGGCATCGGCTGCATAATCGGCACAGGCATCTTCGTGCTCACCGGGGTGGCGGCCGCCCAGCATGCCGGTCCGGGGATCATGCTTTCCTTCGTCCTTTCCGGGCTCGCGTGCGCCTTCGCCGCCCTCGCGTACGCCGAATTAGCGGCCATCGTCCCCATTGCCGGCAGCGCTTACACCTATTCTTACGCCGCCCTCGGCGAAATCGTCGCCTGGATTGTCGGCTGGAATCTCGTTCTTGAATACTCGGTCGGCTCAAGCGCTGTCGCCGCCGGCTGGTCGGGATATGTTACCGGCCTCCTCAAGGCGGCGGGCGTCGAGTTGCCCAAGGCACTCACCGCTGTCCCCGCCGAAGGCGGCGTCGTCAATCTGCCGGCCATCTTCATCTCCATCTTCCTCAGCTTCCTTCTCGTGCGCGGCACCAAAGAAAGCGCGTCCTTGAACAGGGTGCTCGTCATCGTGAAACTGGCAGCCGTTTTCATATTTATCGCCCTGGCCGGCCCGAAAGTCAACCCTGCCAACTGGTCGCCGCTGATGCCCTTCGGGTTTGGCGGCGTCGCCACGGGTGCGGCCCTGATCTTCTTTGCCTACATCGGATTCGACGCTGTCGCCACCACCGCCGAGGAATGCAAAAACCCCAACCGCGACCTGCCCATCGGCATCATCGGCTCGCTTGTCATCTGCACCATCCTCTACATCGTCGTTTCCGCCGTCCTTACCGGCGTTGTATCCTACACGCAGCTCAACAACGCCGAGCCCGTGGCTTACGCCTTGAGGGCCATCGGCTACAACTTCGGCTCCGCCCTCGTCGGCACAGGGGCCATCGCCGGCATAACGACGGTGCTGCTCGTTCTGATGTACGGCCAGACCCGCATCTTCTTCGCCATGTCCCGCGACGGGCTCATCCCCAAAGGTATCTGCGCCGTGCATCCCACCTACGGTACCCCACACATTATCACGGTCGTCGCCGGCATCGCCGTCGCCCTCATAGCCGGCTTTACTCCCATCGGCGTCATCGCCGAACTCACCAACATCGGCACCTTGTTCGCCTTCGTGCTTTCGGCCGTCGGCGTGCTTGTCCTCCGCCGCACCAAACCGGAAATACCCCGTCCTTTTCGCTGCCCGGCAGTCGGTGTTGTCGCTCCTCTGGCTGTAATCTCCTGCGGGTATCTTATGTACAATCTGCCCTATGAAACATGGGTCCGTTTCGTAATCTGGACCGCCATCGGCTTTGCCGTTTACTTCGTTTACGGTCACCGCAACAGCGTACTCGGACGTTACGGCAATCAACTGCCCAACGAATAG
- the zapA gene encoding cell division protein ZapA: MGMKKHKVTVEIYGDNYPVKGDAEPERIMKVAALLDERMRETAFINPRMSKAMVAILTALNITDEYLRLQNDYQQLLKMLNDK; the protein is encoded by the coding sequence ATGGGTATGAAGAAGCACAAAGTCACGGTGGAAATATATGGCGACAACTACCCCGTCAAGGGCGACGCCGAGCCGGAACGCATCATGAAGGTCGCCGCCCTTCTCGATGAGCGCATGCGCGAGACCGCCTTCATAAATCCCCGGATGTCCAAGGCCATGGTCGCCATCCTGACGGCGCTCAACATCACCGACGAATATCTGCGCCTCCAAAACGACTACCAGCAACTGCTTAAGATGTTGAACGACAAGTAG
- a CDS encoding DUF421 domain-containing protein: MDYEVPGQILLRMAAIFAVALIVVRIMGNRAVGQLSPFDFVLLVGIGDIVANVALAQNESLLIGVEGLVGLLVLQQLLARLALKNKLLRKWFEGTPVEVIENGRILEQNLIKTQFNYDDLRQELHKQGMDFSNLKDIKLARLESCGDFSVIKSPELEPLTRRDLDNFIRSLSENPLSPAGTGWAKIEQLTADVRVLAEYVKSRPPGDLTRETAPPEQTLH; the protein is encoded by the coding sequence ATGGATTACGAGGTTCCAGGCCAAATATTGTTAAGGATGGCGGCTATCTTTGCCGTGGCCCTTATTGTCGTCCGCATCATGGGCAACCGCGCCGTTGGCCAGCTTTCGCCCTTTGATTTTGTACTCCTGGTAGGCATTGGAGATATTGTCGCCAACGTTGCCCTGGCTCAAAACGAAAGCCTGCTTATCGGCGTTGAGGGTCTTGTCGGCCTGCTGGTTCTCCAGCAACTGCTTGCCCGCCTGGCGCTAAAAAACAAACTTCTGCGCAAATGGTTCGAAGGAACGCCCGTAGAAGTTATCGAGAACGGCCGCATTCTTGAGCAGAATCTGATCAAAACTCAGTTCAATTACGACGATCTCCGTCAGGAACTTCACAAGCAAGGGATGGACTTTTCCAACCTCAAAGATATCAAGCTGGCTCGTCTCGAAAGCTGCGGCGACTTTTCGGTCATAAAATCGCCCGAACTGGAGCCGCTAACCCGTCGTGACCTGGACAACTTCATCCGTAGCCTTTCCGAAAACCCGCTCAGCCCGGCAGGGACCGGATGGGCCAAAATAGAACAACTGACTGCCGACGTGAGGGTTCTGGCCGAGTATGTCAAAAGCCGGCCGCCCGGTGACCTGACAAGGGAAACCGCACCCCCGGAGCAGACGCTCCACTAA
- a CDS encoding alkaline phosphatase family protein, giving the protein MRRVLLIFIDGLGLGENDPDTNPLVRFDPPFFRALFGKPLTKDIGLVLGDEVCLVPTDASLGVPGLPQSATGQTAIFTGVNAPRRMGCHILGFPGPALAEIIAAHGLPGELAAAGFSVTSANMYTADYMELVARRKRRHSVTTLSILGAGADLRSLSDMAAGEAVYQDITNEMLPKFGVEGVPTVSSVEAGFRLAALAGRHDFTMFEYFQTDRQGHKHDWTEAAKIVATLDGFLAAVHRAAKDILVVITSDHGNFEDFTTKTHTLNSIPTILFGPDCRQVAVGIGNLTDIKPGIISYLKEGEVNG; this is encoded by the coding sequence ATGCGAAGAGTTCTGCTCATATTTATTGACGGCCTTGGATTGGGGGAAAACGATCCTGACACAAACCCCCTTGTCCGTTTCGATCCGCCTTTTTTCCGCGCTCTTTTCGGTAAACCGCTTACTAAAGACATTGGCCTCGTCCTCGGCGACGAAGTATGCCTTGTGCCCACGGACGCGTCCTTGGGAGTGCCCGGCCTGCCGCAGAGCGCAACCGGGCAGACCGCTATTTTTACCGGCGTTAACGCGCCGCGGCGGATGGGGTGCCATATCCTCGGTTTCCCCGGCCCGGCACTGGCGGAGATAATCGCCGCGCACGGCCTGCCGGGCGAATTGGCTGCCGCCGGCTTTAGCGTGACCTCGGCCAATATGTACACCGCCGACTACATGGAACTGGTGGCCCGCCGCAAGCGGCGTCATTCCGTAACCACCCTCTCTATCCTTGGTGCCGGCGCTGACCTTCGTTCCCTGTCCGACATGGCCGCCGGCGAGGCGGTGTACCAGGACATCACCAACGAAATGCTGCCGAAGTTTGGAGTGGAGGGCGTGCCGACCGTCAGCTCCGTCGAAGCCGGTTTCCGGTTAGCGGCCCTTGCCGGTCGCCATGACTTTACCATGTTCGAGTACTTTCAGACCGATCGTCAGGGCCACAAGCACGACTGGACAGAAGCGGCGAAAATCGTCGCCACTCTTGACGGTTTTCTCGCCGCAGTCCATCGGGCGGCCAAGGATATCCTGGTGGTAATTACCAGTGACCACGGCAACTTCGAGGATTTTACCACCAAGACCCATACCCTCAACTCCATACCCACCATCCTGTTCGGGCCGGATTGCCGGCAGGTCGCCGTCGGCATCGGCAACCTCACCGACATCAAACCCGGCATTATCTCCTACCTAAAAGAAGGTGAAGTAAATGGTTGA
- a CDS encoding DUF3656 domain-containing protein — translation MVELLAPAGNAEAFAAALSSGADAVYLGGRQFGARAYAANFSDEELAATVRTAHLMGVAVYVTVNTLVDNSEIPALADYLRHLYEIGVDAAIVQDIGVVAVARRVVPGLPLHASTQMTVHNLAGVEALAGLGISRVVLARELSLDAIRHICAHAPVEIETFIHGALCISYSGQCLMSSMIGGRSGNRGRCAQPCRLPYNLVDAGGRDALAGRDAGEYLLSPKDFNTIEHIPDLIDAGVVSFKIEGRMKRAEYVAVVVDSYRRAIDACLADRSGFAVPDQDQKNMAQTFNRGFTSAYLFGKQGREIMSDRRPNNRGVRIGRVIGYDPRNKTAQIKLDEPLAVGDIVEFWVKVGGRSSATVTSINVDGRPVAVAPPLAVASIPVDGAVRPGDRVFKTFDAALMEKARAAFGGGILRRVPVDAVAEAGEGRPLTVTLTDDDGNSGSGRTSFLAEKAVKRPLTEETLAAQIGRLGTTVFALRRLDSRIEGEVMVPLSELNEARRQAVEELEAARLARYSRPSLSAKAPDLAIFLPGPRRDHARKPALTVNTDTVDKAAAAAASGADIIMFGGESFAGRAPTPDDYRRVVAMARERGLAVILSTPRIVQDWQWPALEADLDLFRSLAPDAVAAANLGTLHRLSRDNGLAVHADWPLNIYNSAALRVFAAKGLASLTLSPELTFGQVEELAAEPNIAIECIVHGRLTLMISEYCVMGSYLGGLHAGVCTKPCLKGRYLLKDRLGETFPVAGDQFCRMHILNAKELSMLPHVPRLARSGVARLRIEGKASAADDLARTTRLYRELLDRGEDHPLLAGDGIKAVEHQDITRGHYFRGVL, via the coding sequence ATGGTTGAACTTCTCGCCCCCGCCGGCAACGCCGAAGCTTTCGCCGCCGCCCTGAGCAGCGGTGCCGACGCCGTCTATCTTGGCGGGCGGCAGTTCGGCGCCCGCGCGTATGCCGCCAACTTCAGCGACGAGGAACTGGCCGCGACGGTGCGAACCGCTCATCTCATGGGTGTCGCCGTATACGTGACCGTCAATACCCTCGTCGACAACAGCGAAATTCCGGCTCTCGCCGATTATTTGCGCCACCTGTACGAAATCGGCGTAGACGCCGCCATCGTCCAGGATATCGGCGTGGTCGCCGTGGCCCGTCGCGTCGTTCCCGGCCTGCCCCTGCACGCCAGCACCCAGATGACGGTACACAACCTGGCCGGGGTCGAAGCCCTCGCCGGTTTGGGGATAAGCCGCGTCGTACTGGCGCGGGAACTTTCCCTGGACGCCATCCGCCATATATGCGCGCACGCTCCCGTCGAAATCGAAACCTTTATCCACGGCGCCCTCTGCATCTCCTACTCCGGCCAATGCTTGATGTCCAGCATGATCGGCGGCCGCAGCGGCAATCGCGGGCGTTGCGCCCAGCCGTGCCGCCTGCCCTACAACCTCGTCGACGCGGGGGGAAGGGACGCGCTCGCCGGCCGGGACGCCGGGGAATATCTCCTGAGCCCTAAAGACTTCAATACCATCGAGCATATACCCGACCTCATCGATGCCGGGGTGGTCTCCTTCAAAATCGAGGGCCGCATGAAGCGGGCCGAGTACGTCGCCGTCGTCGTCGACAGCTACCGCAGGGCCATCGACGCCTGCCTCGCCGACAGGAGCGGCTTCGCCGTTCCCGACCAGGACCAGAAGAATATGGCGCAGACATTCAACCGCGGCTTTACCTCCGCCTACCTGTTTGGCAAACAGGGGCGGGAAATAATGAGCGACCGCCGCCCCAACAACCGCGGCGTCCGGATCGGTCGCGTCATCGGCTACGATCCGCGCAATAAGACGGCGCAGATCAAACTCGACGAACCGCTCGCAGTCGGCGACATAGTCGAGTTTTGGGTTAAAGTCGGCGGCCGGTCGAGCGCCACAGTAACAAGCATAAACGTCGACGGGCGCCCGGTCGCCGTCGCGCCGCCTTTGGCTGTCGCCTCCATCCCCGTGGATGGGGCAGTCCGGCCCGGCGACCGCGTTTTCAAAACGTTCGATGCCGCCCTCATGGAAAAAGCGCGCGCCGCGTTCGGCGGCGGTATATTGCGCCGCGTGCCGGTCGACGCCGTTGCGGAGGCGGGGGAGGGGCGGCCGCTGACGGTAACGCTCACCGACGACGACGGCAACAGCGGGAGCGGCCGGACTTCTTTCCTGGCGGAAAAAGCCGTCAAACGGCCCCTTACCGAAGAAACGCTCGCCGCCCAGATCGGGCGTCTGGGCACGACTGTTTTCGCCCTCCGCCGCCTCGACAGCCGCATTGAGGGCGAAGTCATGGTTCCGCTCAGCGAACTCAACGAAGCGCGACGCCAGGCTGTCGAGGAACTGGAAGCCGCGCGCCTCGCCCGTTATTCCCGACCGTCATTGTCGGCGAAGGCCCCCGATCTCGCCATTTTCCTTCCCGGCCCGCGGCGCGACCACGCCCGCAAACCGGCCCTGACAGTCAACACCGACACCGTTGATAAGGCCGCCGCCGCCGCCGCTAGCGGCGCGGACATAATCATGTTCGGCGGCGAAAGCTTTGCCGGCCGGGCGCCCACTCCCGACGATTACCGACGTGTGGTGGCAATGGCCCGTGAACGCGGTCTCGCCGTCATCTTGAGCACGCCCCGCATAGTCCAGGACTGGCAGTGGCCTGCATTGGAAGCCGACCTGGACCTCTTCCGGAGCCTCGCTCCCGACGCCGTAGCCGCCGCCAATCTGGGCACTCTCCACCGCCTGAGCCGGGACAATGGTCTCGCCGTCCATGCCGACTGGCCGCTCAACATATACAACAGCGCCGCCCTCCGCGTCTTTGCCGCGAAGGGGCTCGCCAGCCTCACCCTTTCCCCCGAACTCACCTTCGGGCAAGTCGAGGAACTTGCCGCCGAGCCGAATATCGCCATCGAATGTATCGTCCACGGCCGTCTCACCCTCATGATTTCTGAATACTGCGTCATGGGTAGCTACCTCGGCGGCCTCCACGCAGGCGTCTGCACGAAGCCCTGCCTGAAAGGCCGCTACCTGCTCAAAGACAGGCTGGGCGAGACTTTCCCCGTTGCCGGCGATCAGTTTTGCCGCATGCATATTCTCAATGCCAAAGAACTCAGCATGCTGCCCCATGTGCCCCGCCTGGCCCGCTCCGGCGTGGCCCGTCTCCGTATCGAAGGCAAGGCGTCCGCGGCCGACGACCTGGCCAGGACGACCCGCCTGTACCGCGAACTGCTGGACCGGGGCGAGGACCATCCCCTGCTGGCCGGCGACGGCATAAAGGCGGTGGAACACCAGGATATTACCCGTGGACACTATTTCAGGGGAGTGCTATAA